The Antennarius striatus isolate MH-2024 chromosome 23, ASM4005453v1, whole genome shotgun sequence genome has a segment encoding these proteins:
- the kdm6ba gene encoding protein split ends isoform X1: protein MHHAVEQFGGRVTRDSSPLDGLNRGPWAPVGARTWQPPARCSPGMNQHQLLSHLPPGPMGGPNHPNKFFSNGPIRGGEKLDLPQPMLPGLQREQQRLPPHLHPPPPHRAWEQLGQLYDSHLPHPPQGHPVLPLSNEHSLRLHNGGYASGGGPPPSPHHPPNRPNQLLKFGGHQEQHVPRGPPLLGDEMWAQVHQQRGYPGKMLGQLKRPGPPLGEHSVIQHTPPLLSVHPSSRPVVEDCPSPSKRQKSSDQGPFPGQQRFPSQPHSSVHPLPPKPVFWNPLHKNSSPWQPQTSDRKNPLSQEFQETNKQGMGSYTQKSPPAPSTPSNFSPIPNSSTGSYNQGCSPQLQSQAVKQQSHHSSYLSPGSKLGLAPPCPAIEPHGPHISRGPLIGGQVGSQATSQTASTPTRGDREQHLHAKLSPANPPATSNNNNGSSSSTTSISSSSSVPYSHFQPHPGMGHQRPPPPASSTSVPQHQRSGPHEAWRYQSKASGHSLESGTHRPPGLLPQQQQSHNQVVDKRVPGPSQHQHHVSRGLPPTSSTPTSVITANLPITQASCSVGGYGSSPGRVMAAGQSSLTTSPPSGCAVSKGSGVNSWQRGRVPVPQTSISGVASPAPQLDALLQPRCQGGQVATANQSQNQGLPRLQHSRSQATKKKMSYYAQADVVPPPESSSQSLFSGHQRAGDSVITSRVSNPPSSSAPYCPAPRSNFNSAAQHPNQALSSRLGPRLESVSKQPYSQPQVRHPTPSSAPASIGEALDKLDAELQGHMQAEERKRRDREEREKKMREEERLKREWEIRKKKDEEKKKRELQKEEEERKKRELDRQEEDRRRRDWERQAKERRRKEEEEKRMEAERLEEERRKREWERQEEERKRRELERKEQERKRREWERQEEERKKREAERRERKRREQERQEEEKRRELAGKEEERKRMARIREEEACGAKCKEQTAMENLERLLSGSSSPPPPPPRLSAVPATTSGPSPPSSQASPPYPWLSRGGTHLCPQGQTPTTTTTTTTPAERLRPPPLTPQTEYAREKQRQREMWSNNGGVNFSPSSTHNTSGMNQSVYNKPPPAMQAAPNQSKDSTKEVESSQNSLPTMVLREPPKLYQAFPRENLPPPPLSSTTTRGILNKPLTGSGLENASRCVSDSDSAQFEEEPAEMSTLLPDGLANIMAMLDESIEKEEEMLNCEKSDSPGLRENFSTGIQPIKNYLSAPDLIPATKHQPNQEDFGSNPHASPPVLSRQGSLASPCSRTSSLNEDEEDDLKPSFNSKQSLDMRMGVCNTNYRHSDLAKLYGLPEQTRSEADEDDEDEDSETPSCSPPPQRPHLHQTGVNSMFKSLATVLESQKYAYRGGPFGRPPPSALGGVKYSSSLSLGPDICRQQQGGSPTSDSTNPPFSPALPPLKCSPLLEDKKLKLEDADVWRDDEETVERKTSMKSENISSINRAKVIKEEQLLTTISESSLAELGKSCEIMLSRQSLSNKSSRDKPDGHGNVQDRHKSEKIKEHKERDRNRDKEKERKRKHSSSRKHEERKEKKKHRDKREATAFSSSSPSTHSSSSHKRHKDVKSHKEKKDRRILGDLNLQSKQSHYDADKKKRKSASGSSSTSEGDHPESSSKHNQDSESGPSLGSDFMKLKALSDGPPKELKIRLIKVESGDRETFIASEVEEKRIPLEEISIKNTASEILRSCKGARVKGKFRESYLLPAFSVKPIMTSGEPIPREKLNPPTPSIYLESKRDAFSPVLLQFCTDPKNPVTVIRGLAGSLRLNLGLFSTKSLVEANAEQAVEVRTQVQQPADENWDASGTGQTWPCESSRSHTTIAKYAQYQASSFQESLQDEKGSDEEEDEDEKEKPSNSTDTLSKDASKENSSLEQKPVGKIIKFGTNIDLSDPKRWKAQLQELQKLPAFMRVASSGNMLSHVGHTILGMNTVQLYMKVPGSRTPGHQENNNFCSVNINIGPGDCEWFSVHENYWHAISDFCEKHGVDYLTGSWWPVLEDLYNANIPVYRFIQRPGDLVWINAGTVHWVQAVGWCNNIAWNVGPLSAYQYQLALERFEWNEVKKVKSIVPMIHVSWNVARTVKITDPDTYKMIKHCLLQSIKHIQILRDQLVAEGKKISYQSRVKDEPAYYCNECDVEVFNLLFVTSESSSRKTYVVHCEDCARQRSPNLTNVVVLEQYRTEELMNAYDSFSLASPHRSHLIVLKQSHESLKSSFFSCNNQ from the exons ATGCATCACGCAGTAGAGCAGTTTGGCGGGCGTGTCACACGGGATTCCTCCCCTCTGGACGGACTCAACCGGGGGCCATGGGCTCCTGTGGGGGCCCGCACCTGGCAGCCACCTGCCAG GTGTTCGCCTGGAATGAACCAACACCAACTTCTGTCCCATCTACCTCCTGGTCCTATGGGTGGGCCAAACCATCCCAATAAATTCTTCAGTAATGG ACCCATTCGAGGTGGTGAGAAGCTTGACCTCCCACAGCCAATGTTACCAGGTCTGCAGAGGGAGCAGCAGAGACTGCCCCCCCATCTccatcctccacctccacacAGAGCATGGGAGCAACTCGGTCAGCTGTATGACTCCCAcctccctcatcctcctcaaGGACATCCTGTTTTACCCTTATCCAATGAACACTCACTTCGCCTACATAATGGAGGATATGCAAGCGGTGGGGGACCTCCCCCAAGCCCGCatcacccccccaacagaccAAACCAACTGCTGAAG TTTGGGGGTCATCAGGAGCAGCATGTTCCCCGGGGTCCGCCATTGCTCGGAGATGAGATGTGGGCTCAGGTGCACCAG CAGAGGGGCTACCCAGGGAAAATGCTAGGTCAACTGAAAAGGCCTGGCCCTCCATTGGGGGAGCACTCTGTGATCCAGCACACCCCTCCTTTGCTATCAGTGCACCCATCTTCTCGCCCCGTCGTTGAGGACTGTCCCAGCCCCAGCAAGAGGCAAAAGAGTTCAGATCAG GGGCCCTTCCCTGGGCAGCAGCGTTTCCCTTCTCAGCCCCATTCGTCTGTCCACCCACTTCCTCCAAAACCAGTCTTCTGGAACCCCCTTCACAAGAACAGCAGTCCCTGGCAGCCCCAAACATCTGACCGCAAAAATCCACTGTCACAGGAATTCCAG GAAACCAACAAACAAGGAATGGGCAGCTACACCCAAAAGTCCCCTCCTGCCCCCTCCACCCCATCAAACTTCTCCCCAATACCAAACTCCTCTACGGGCAGCTACAACCAGGGATGTTCCCCCCAGCTTCAATCTCAGGCTGTGAAGCAGCAGTCGCATCATTCCTCCTACCTTAGCCCCGGCTCCAAACTAGGGTTAGCCCCACCCTGCCCAGCCATAGAGCCCCACGGTCCTCACATTTCTAGAGGCCCTCTAATTGGGGGCCAAGTTGGTAGCCAAGCTACCTCTCAGACTGCATCTACCCCAACTAGGGGAGACAGAGAACAGCACCTGCATGCCAAGTTGTCACCAGCAAACCCTCCTGCaaccagcaacaacaacaacggcagcagtagtagtactactagtattagtagtagtagtagtgtgcCTTACAGCCACTTCCAGCCTCATCCAGGGATGGGGCACCAACGGCCCCCTCCTCCTGCCAGCAGCACCTCAGTACCTCAGCATCAGCGAAGTGGGCCCCACGAGGCCTGGAGATACCAGAGCAAGGCGAGCGGTCACTCCCTA GAGTCGGGCACCCACAGGCCTCCAGGATTGCTACCTCAGCAACAGCAGAGCCACAATCAGGTCGTGGATAAACGCGTTCCAGGCCCCtctcagcatcagcatcacgtCAGCCGCGGTCTGCCCCCAACCAGTTCCACGCCAACATCTGTCATCACTGCTAATCTTCCCATAACACAAGCGTCCTGCTCCGTTGGCGGCTACGGCAGCAGCCCAGGAAGAGTAATGGCGGCTGGTCAATCCTCATTAACCACATCGCCCCCTAGTGGTTGCGCAGTGAGTAAAGGCAGCGGTGTCAACAGTtggcagagaggaagagtgCCGGTACCTCAAACCTCCATCAGTGGCGTCGctagccccgcccctcagcTGGATGCTTTGCTGCAGCCAAGATGTCAGGGGGGCCAAGTGGCAACAGCTAACCAATCTCAAAATCAGGGGCTGCCCAGACTGCAACACTCCAGGTCCCAGGCCACGAAGAAAAAGATGTCATACTACGCTCAGGCTGACGTGGTGCCACCCCCTGAATCTTCATCACAATCTTTGTTCTCAGGGCACCAAAGGGCGGGGGACAGCGTGATCACAAGCAGAGTTTCAAATCCTCCGAGCTCTTCTGCTCCATACTGTCCAGCGCCTCGCTCCAATTTCAACTCTGCCGCTCAGCACCCAAATCAAGCCTTGTCCTCCAGATTGGGTCCCCGGCTGGAATCTGTTTCGAAGCAGCCGTATTCCCAGCCTCAGGTCCGACATCCAACTCCGAGCTCGGCCCCGGCGTCCATCGGGGAGGCTCTGGACAAGCTCGATGCAGAGCTACAGGGTCACATGCAGgctgaagaaaggaaaaggagagacagagaagagcgagagaagaaaatgagagaagaggagcgacTGAAGAGAGAATGGGAgataagaaaaaagaaggatgaggagaagaaaaagagagagctgcaaaaggaggaggaggagaggaaaaaacgAGAACTGGATAGGCAGGAAGAGGATAGGAGAAGGCGAGATTGGGAGAGACAggcaaaggagaggaggaggaaggaagaagaggaaaagaggatGGAAGCGgagaggctggaggaggagaggagaaagagagagtgggagaggcaggaagaggagagaaaaaggagagaacTGGAGAGGAAGGAGCAAGAACGAAAGAGGAGAGAATGGGAGAGgcaagaggaagaaaggaagaagcGGGAGGCAGAGAGacgggagaggaagaggagagagcaggagaggcaggaggaggaaaaacgAAGAGAGTTGGCggggaaagaagaggagagaaagaggatgGCGCGAAtcagggaggaggaggcatGCGGTGCAAAATGCAAGGAGCAGACTGCAATGGAGAATCTGGAGAGGCTGCTCTCTGGCAGCTCTTCacctccccccccacctcctcgcTTGTCTGCTGTTCCTGCAACCACTTCAGGTCCGTCACCCCCCAGCTCTCAGGCGTCACCCCCCTACCCTTGGCTGAGCCGTGGTGGTACGCACCTTTGTCCACAGGGCCAgacacccaccaccaccaccaccaccaccactccagCAGAAAGGCTGCGGCCCCCTCCCCTCACACCTCAGACTGAGTACGCCAGAGAGAAACAGAGGCAGAGGGAAATGTGGAGCAACAATGGCGGCGTGAACTTCAGCCCCTCATCAACACACAATACCTCAGGGATGAATCAGTCTGTGTACAACAAGCCCCCCCCTGCAATGCAAGCTGCACCCAACCAATCCAAAGATTCAACGAAGGAGGTAGAGAGCAGCCAAAACTCCCTCCCTACCATGGTGCTCAGGGAGCCCCCAAAACTGTATCAGGCTTTCCCCAGAGAAAACCTTCCGCCGCCGCCTCTGTCGTCCACGACCACCAGAGGAATCCTCAACAAGCCGTTGACGGGCAGCGGTTTGGAAAACGCCAGCAGATGCGTCTCCGACTCTGACAGCGCTCAGTTTGAGGAGGAGCCCGCTGAGATGTCCACACTGCTCCCCGACGGTCTGGCTAACATCATGGCCATGCTGGACGAATCCATcgaaaaggaagaggagatgtTAAACTGTGAAAAGTCCGACTCCCCCGGTCTCCGAGAAAACTTTTCCACCGGGATCCAGCCTATCAAGAACTACTTGTCTGCCCCAGATCTCATCCCAGCAACAAAGCATCAGCCCAACCAGGAAGACTTTGGATCCAATCCCCACGCTAGCCCCCCAGTGCTCAGTCGCCAAGGCTCCCTTGCTTCCCCTTGCAGCCGAACATCGTCGCTCAACGAGGACGAAGAGGACGACCTTAAGCCTTCTTTTAACTCTAAACAGTCACTGGACATGAGGATGGGGGTGTGCAACACCAACTATCGCCACAGCGACCTGGCTAAACTTTATGGCCTCCCCGAGCAGACTAGAAGTGAagctgatgaggatgatgaggacgaAGATTCAGAGACTCCGTCTTGTTCTCCACCACCCCAAAGACCCCACCTCCACCAGACGGGGGTAAACAGTATGTTCAAGTCTCTAGCAACAGTCCTAGAGAGCCAGAAGTATGCTTACCGTGGTGGGCCTTTTGGGAGACCCCCTCCGTCAGCACTGGGCGGTGTGAAATACTCCTCTTCGCTATCACTGGGCCCTGACATCTGCCGCCAGCAGCAAGGTGGCTCTCCCACGTCAGACTCCACAAATCCACCATTCAGCCCAGCTCTGCCTCCTTTAAAGTGCTCGCCGCTGCTCGAGGACAAAAAGCTGAAGTTAGAGGACGCTGATGTTTGGAGAGATGATGAGGAGACAGTGGAAAGGAAGACATCGATGAAAAGTGAGAATATTTCGAGCATAAATCGGGCTAAGGTTATCAAGGAAGAGCAACTACTGACGACCATCTCAGAGTCGTCTCTGGCAGAGTTGGGCAAGAGTTGTGAGATCATGCTTAGTCGGCAGTCACTCTCCAACAAGAGCTCTCGAGACAAACCTGATGGCCATGGAAACGTGCAAGACAGACACAAATCtgagaaaataaaggaacataaagaaagagacagaaacagagataaggaaaaggagaggaagaggaagcacagcagcagcaggaagcacgaggaaaggaaagaaaagaaaaagcatagGGATAAGAGAGAGGCAACAGCcttctcctcatcatcaccttccACCCATTCCAGCTCCAGCCACAAGCGACACAAGGATGTCAAGAGCCATAAAGAGAAGAAGGATCGCAGAATTCTTGGTGACCTCAACCTGCAGAGCAAACAGAGTCATTACGACGCAGACAAGAAGAAACGTAAGTCGGCATCCGGCTCCAGCTCCACCAGCGAAGGGGATCACCCAGAATCCTCTTCTAAACACAATCAGGACTCTGAATCTGGTCCATCGTTAGGTTCAGACTTCATGAAATTGAAGGCCCTGTCAGATGGGCCGCCAAAGGAGCTGAAGATTCGCCTGATCAAGGTTGAGAGTGGGGACAGGGAGACATTCATTGCCTCTGaagtggaggagaagaggatCCCACTGGAGGAAATCAGCATCAAGAACACTGCAAGTGAAATCCTCCGGTCCTGCAA GGGGGCCAGAGTCAAAGGGAAGTTCAGAGAGTCTTATTTGCTCCCAGCCTTTTCTGTCAAGCCCATCATGACCTCAGGGGAACCCATTCCCAGGGAGAAACTCAATCCTCCTACACCCAGCATTTAT TTGGAGAGTAAGAGGGACGCCTTCTCCCCGGTGCTGCTCCAGTTCTGCACAGACCCAAAGAATCCTGTTACTGTCATCAGAGGCCTGGCTGGATCACTGCGCCTGA ATCTGGGGCTGTTTTCCACCAAGTCTCTGGTGGAGGCCAACGCGGAGCAGGCGGTGGAGGTCAGGACTCAGGTGCAACAGCCTGCCGATGAGAACTGGGACGCCAGCGGGACGGGACAGACGTGGCCCTGTGAGAGCAGCCGCTCCCACACCACCATCGCCAAGTACGCCCAGTACCAGGCCTCCAGCTTCCAGGAGAGTCTGCAG GATGAGAAAggcagtgatgaggaggaggatgaagatgaaaaggAGAAGCCATCCAACAGTACTGATACTCTCAGCAAAGACGCGTCTAAAGAAAATAGCAG tctGGAGCAAAAACCAGTGGGGAAGATCATTAAATTTGGTACCAATATAGACCTCTCAGATCCCAAAAG GTGGAAGGCTCAGCTCCAGGAGCTGCAGAAGCTGCCTGCATTCATGCGCGTCGCGTCCAGCGGAAACATGCTGAGTCATGTCGGACACACCATCCTCGGCATGAACACCGTTCAGCTGTACATGAAGGTTCCAGGGAGCCGGACACCAG GTCACCAGGAGAATAATAACTTCTGCTCTGTTAACATCAACATTGGCCCCGGAGACTGTGAATGGTTCTCCGTCCACGAGAACTACTGGCATGCCATTAGCGACTTTTGTGAAAA GCATGGAGTGGACTACTTGACGGGGTCCTGGTGGCCAGTGTTGGAGGACCTCTACAATGCCAACATACCCGTGTACCGATTCATCCAGCGGCCTGGGGACCTGGTGTGGATCAACGCCGGGACCGTCCACTGGGTTCAGGCTGTCGGCTGGTGCAACAACATCGCCTGGAACGTCGGACCCCTCAGTG CTTACCAGTACCAGCTGGCCCTGGAGAGGTTTGAGTGGAACGAAGTCAAGAAGGTCAAATCTATCGTCCCGATGATTCACGTGTCCTGGAACGTGGCCCGCACAGTCAAGATCACCGATCCAGACACCTACAAGATGATTAA ACACTGCCTGCTGCAGTCCATAAAGCACATCCAGATCCTGCGGGACCAACTGGTGGCTGAAGGCAAGAAGATTTCCTATCAGAGCCGGGTCAAGGACGAGCCTGCCTACTACTGCAACGAATGTGAC GTGGAGGTGTTCAATTTGTTGTTTGTGACGAGCGAATCGAGCAGCAGGAAGACGTACGTGGTTCACTGTGAGGACTGTGCCCGTCAGCGTAGCCCCAACCTGACCAACGTGGTGGTGCTGGAGCAGTACCGCACAGAGGAGCTCATGAACGCATACGACTCCTTCAGCCTGGCAAGTCCACACCGTTCCCACTTAATTGTCCTGAAACAAAGTCACGAGTCGCTGAAATCGTCTTTCTTTTCCTGTAACAACCAGTAA